A genomic segment from Polyangium mundeleinium encodes:
- a CDS encoding carboxypeptidase-like regulatory domain-containing protein produces MKRAFFLTSTIFLLTAVPALSGCFVLGGADAEAVNACSSDEDCEGGGVCASVDGLQTCVGTKADLPGLILEVRPTAEANSGANTPYLVPFGGEGFVAQSSAGLVVDHDIALSHVVVSPIELFVDYDYKGCPVSPEGKLEADFTFYRDAQHAGLPDHEAKAVIQPGSTNAYSVEIPPGIYDVHVVPRAPENCPAPPPPPMYYRGIDLSQGGKIDLHLSAAPRVISGSIAFPEGKDLNGWSIEVVEPKHGIPVSRTQVLTVDPPFALFTTYNLEYYWDFSLESSPILRLRPPPDDPDAPKFFWQVASLSPLNPDSKNIQADLTLIDLDAVGRSVMSTVVDAHGAPVVATVSFRSLELSGNASNSAIYSAVVDTDTEGRFTALLPPGKYRVTTHPTFDLTKAVTTEDGFEVPADGDCVCGKGFTVRDKSVVSGEVVLPNGSPLSFGSASVFPSRTPARPYLSRSLLADAPASQPMSTPLGFVGEFSLLADPGLADLVVIPPPDSLYPWIANPQVKILVGQPFDFNTLVLPYPVVLRGEVRDPLGKIVPNATVRAWMPVTASGTQETVVIQIAEGATDFAGRYKLPLAPSLALSR; encoded by the coding sequence TTGAAACGCGCCTTCTTCTTGACTTCAACTATCTTCCTGCTAACAGCCGTGCCCGCCCTCTCTGGATGCTTCGTGCTCGGGGGGGCCGACGCGGAAGCCGTGAATGCTTGCTCCTCCGACGAGGACTGCGAAGGCGGCGGCGTCTGCGCCAGCGTCGACGGCCTCCAGACCTGCGTCGGGACCAAGGCCGATCTCCCCGGGCTCATCCTCGAAGTGCGCCCCACGGCCGAGGCGAACTCTGGCGCCAACACGCCCTACCTCGTGCCTTTCGGCGGCGAGGGCTTCGTCGCGCAGTCGAGCGCGGGCCTCGTCGTCGATCACGACATCGCGCTCTCGCACGTCGTCGTCTCGCCGATCGAGCTCTTCGTCGACTACGACTACAAGGGCTGCCCCGTCTCGCCCGAGGGCAAACTCGAAGCGGATTTCACCTTCTACCGCGACGCGCAGCACGCGGGCCTGCCCGATCACGAGGCCAAGGCCGTCATCCAGCCGGGCAGCACGAACGCCTACTCGGTCGAGATCCCACCCGGCATCTACGACGTGCACGTCGTCCCGCGCGCCCCCGAGAACTGCCCCGCGCCTCCGCCGCCGCCCATGTACTACCGTGGCATCGACCTCTCGCAGGGCGGCAAGATCGACCTCCACCTCTCCGCCGCGCCGCGCGTCATCTCCGGCAGCATCGCCTTCCCCGAGGGCAAGGACTTGAACGGCTGGTCGATCGAGGTCGTCGAGCCCAAGCACGGCATCCCCGTCTCGCGCACGCAGGTCCTCACGGTCGATCCGCCCTTCGCGCTCTTCACGACCTACAACCTCGAATACTACTGGGACTTCAGCCTCGAAAGCTCGCCCATCCTCCGCCTCCGGCCGCCGCCCGACGACCCCGACGCGCCCAAGTTCTTCTGGCAGGTCGCCTCGCTCAGCCCCCTCAACCCCGACAGCAAGAACATCCAGGCCGACCTCACCCTCATCGACCTCGACGCCGTCGGCCGCAGCGTCATGTCGACCGTCGTCGATGCCCACGGCGCGCCCGTCGTCGCGACCGTCTCCTTCCGCAGCCTCGAGCTCTCCGGCAACGCCTCGAACAGCGCCATCTACAGCGCCGTCGTCGACACCGACACCGAGGGACGCTTCACCGCGCTCCTCCCGCCCGGCAAGTACCGCGTCACCACGCACCCCACGTTCGACCTCACGAAGGCCGTCACCACCGAGGACGGCTTCGAGGTCCCCGCCGATGGCGACTGCGTCTGCGGCAAGGGTTTTACGGTCCGGGACAAGTCCGTCGTCTCCGGCGAGGTCGTTCTGCCGAACGGCAGCCCGCTCTCGTTCGGCTCCGCCTCCGTCTTCCCCTCGCGCACGCCTGCGCGCCCGTACCTCTCGCGCAGCCTCCTCGCCGACGCGCCTGCCTCGCAGCCCATGTCGACGCCGCTCGGCTTCGTGGGCGAGTTCTCCTTGCTCGCCGATCCGGGGCTCGCGGATCTGGTCGTCATCCCGCCGCCCGACTCGCTCTACCCGTGGATCGCGAATCCGCAGGTCAAGATCCTCGTCGGCCAGCCCTTCGACTTCAACACGCTCGTCCTCCCGTACCCCGTCGTGCTCCGCGGCGAGGTCCGTGATCCTCTTGGCAAGATCGTACCGAACGCGACCGTCCGCGCGTGGATGCCCGTCACGGCCTCGGGCACCCAAGAGACCGTGGTGATTCAGATTGCGGAGGGAGCCACGGATTTCGCGGGCCGCTACAAGTTGCCTCTCGCTCCGTCCCTCGCGCTTTCGAGGTAG
- a CDS encoding tetratricopeptide repeat protein, with amino-acid sequence MSYFSATDEDAAPVARRATMPPPELADRSAPTSAGSLVLEANRTEEPIQRHHGPRAEIAHLRGVVARCREAGDVAGEREAASTLARLLASRETELDTAVNVARRALELGEDEALRSELAEWLAGLGEPIAAADVLRASCDPSRPASSAQALLKIAVLLARGANPKGAAEALKEAAAFDSSQPMPLELVGTIAAWAQDAIPKADAAAGYLTAAARHEALEDADSALEDRLRAFEIAPEDEMAANTMVDALAARGAAGAADEALRDHALAAFQTNRYRARQVHLRRVSRALDEGNAARAIAAVLDAGIVAEVESDLGLLADRAVALASLDGIASVRRELRQKGGSIASIAARAKGSEVAAAALLQATLGASKERERADALVQIAAETSGEISASLLAVAAEGYLGLGIASLARRTAEDACLTDPGSARALSALAKATIAMPDLDAAMAVEGGASTMLIRSSLCEGLAKSFEAVGEMALAVTWTQRWLALRPGCPNAMRELVRLASQAYDPDRLEDALGWVLAQPRPLDDMASLFGDALALLFELDAPRAIDVGRRALDMYGPRVPGLRGRLLAMSDRAEDVALGVILLERLVSADTKNERTIERLFDLAQRRAVAEDWDGAAAELARAAAKGAESRHLHEHLDALDDKMQQSGASLGSDGLVAFVEARVHALGDLVDGPEQSALENLSSGLRDLGAVRWDLAQDSAGAEDAFWRAAVAAPRGGMERYARDLVTFAGPAAALDAIVRRSETLTSEPRRRASLLIEAANLAVANGLPKRALEIGASAIQIDPSRAEAVAIVERSSAVEGGIDVLDRTYDVLAAAALGCYGRRAAHYRGARQLERRGAIEAALRHAVACFEAVPSEGTSYFLMARLAERGGNPTEAIRAIERVAESVDGGVRAAWLKRAASLAKAAGEGSRMRFDLLLRALSARPDLGTVEEIGEALRKLIASVSHVGPLVARFETAALAALKRTDGPDGARAAVALARVALGILGAHAFGLSLVERAVAADGDIDEYDTLVELAPVAAAGDAAATRAFLESLLLAVAKPYASVGVALLRLGGKLAHALGDPLITGTLFVQAARRDPEDELLVSDADAAVFASGDAALARDLDAAVAPDARLAALLHVAERKEREGNFAESIETLERALRSPSITPEQREAALSSMRRLFVLSERASEAEAVLASELARQDLGPMSRVRIAVDLSTMLAGRGEDAAALDVLKRILQDSEPTDELLATTLRLARRTGDRPAQVALLNLQLQRTDDAVARAAILRELAALLEALGDHKAGVAHLKAASELAPDNEEALEGLEAHAASQGDHAAVADILGKRIAAASTPDLRRTLRLRRAAVLEQRLGRLEDACAELDALLAETPDDPSALRFLADIHERLGSPLRAAPLWQRLGELSAKTDERAEYGIRAANDWLAGGNAQAARNILESIAPIAARDAVIELRVAIARHQGDARTLSEALDQLATASREPADKRASYLVEAARASSSTGDEATALDRVRRAVRLAPHSAEAVLEARRLEYRARGGGTPREAQHAIDELMRIAEHLTPEQMELQAFLLAEELDVIQGGGAGMRELSRRHAAFGPAPLIALGMAERLVRNKNFDAALPLFERALSGDLRGLRSRGRVALAAADAALSAGQLETASRLLDTAAVEPDTRPIAMRKKLEFVAGYGEPEAARAALFDLIRQSAGLDRARFLYQLGRLVVATDPDEAIRLYADAFPLAAPDRNLAAQIAEELAHARKPRLIVEPSEPPPPPPPPHAPIADDGQALVFDLEEAFDNAFDDAVDDDDDIPIPLAASAIRSMPTGLRPPPPAEKPPPAPIVEEPPPPAQPRARTAPPAPAPGGGPARETALFEQLMAGSYDAGERLVELYGANAEARSRDLLVVRKHQASLRPGDRTTLQKLHEAALLDRNGAYARAVDHVLAGFDPAGRAVAPPALSALASAPELVLALLFRNVESPINEALAITWETGRYRREPSHYGLTGALRVQPGAPTVLGDVWGSVTRVFGAARTPLFHRRAPAGAPSQAAALGVQVALLAPPAVVLSGEIREETPELRYLLGASIAGAMPEHVLVRLPEEHLLTLIEALRAAFGPVGPTGGTDPGVARLGQDLWQIVPPRGDRRLREIFAQPDGITYEAAMESARRAARRAGLFASGDLPTALRLVVAELKLELDAPLTAEGGLARACAAHPALADLVRLATRSEYAEARFRAAPSTEGNKNGPPSRFRGT; translated from the coding sequence ATGAGCTATTTTTCCGCGACGGATGAAGACGCCGCGCCGGTCGCGCGGCGAGCCACCATGCCGCCGCCCGAGCTCGCCGATCGATCGGCGCCCACCTCGGCAGGTTCCCTCGTGCTGGAGGCGAACCGCACGGAAGAGCCGATCCAGCGGCATCACGGCCCACGCGCGGAGATCGCCCACCTGCGCGGCGTGGTCGCGCGTTGTCGAGAGGCCGGCGACGTGGCCGGCGAGCGCGAGGCAGCGTCGACGCTGGCGCGGCTGCTCGCGTCACGCGAGACGGAGCTCGACACGGCCGTGAACGTGGCGCGGCGCGCGCTCGAACTCGGAGAGGACGAGGCGCTGCGTTCGGAGCTCGCCGAGTGGCTCGCAGGGCTCGGGGAGCCGATCGCAGCAGCGGATGTGCTGCGCGCGTCGTGTGATCCATCGCGGCCCGCTTCGTCGGCGCAGGCGCTCTTGAAAATCGCGGTGCTGCTCGCGCGAGGCGCCAACCCGAAAGGCGCGGCGGAGGCGCTGAAGGAAGCGGCGGCGTTCGATTCGAGCCAGCCGATGCCGCTCGAGCTCGTCGGCACGATCGCGGCGTGGGCGCAGGACGCGATCCCGAAGGCGGACGCGGCGGCAGGGTATCTGACGGCGGCGGCGCGGCACGAGGCGCTCGAGGACGCGGACAGCGCGCTCGAGGATCGGCTGCGTGCGTTCGAGATCGCGCCCGAAGACGAGATGGCGGCGAACACGATGGTCGACGCCCTCGCCGCGCGCGGCGCCGCAGGCGCGGCCGACGAGGCGCTGCGTGATCATGCGCTCGCCGCCTTCCAGACGAACCGGTACCGCGCGCGGCAGGTGCACCTGCGCCGCGTGTCGCGGGCGCTCGACGAGGGGAACGCGGCGCGCGCGATCGCGGCCGTGCTCGACGCGGGGATCGTGGCCGAGGTCGAGAGTGATCTCGGGCTGCTCGCGGATCGCGCCGTCGCGCTTGCGTCGCTCGACGGGATCGCTTCGGTGCGGCGTGAGCTCCGGCAGAAGGGCGGGAGCATCGCGTCGATCGCGGCGCGCGCAAAGGGTTCGGAGGTCGCGGCGGCGGCGTTGCTCCAGGCGACGCTCGGCGCGTCGAAGGAGCGCGAGCGCGCCGATGCGCTCGTGCAGATCGCGGCGGAGACGAGCGGAGAGATCAGCGCGAGCCTGCTCGCGGTGGCCGCGGAGGGCTACCTCGGGCTCGGGATCGCGTCGCTCGCGCGGAGGACCGCGGAGGACGCGTGCCTCACGGATCCCGGGTCGGCGCGCGCTCTGTCTGCGCTGGCGAAGGCGACGATCGCGATGCCGGACCTCGACGCGGCGATGGCGGTCGAGGGCGGCGCTTCGACGATGCTGATCCGCTCGTCGCTCTGCGAGGGGCTCGCGAAGTCGTTCGAAGCGGTCGGGGAGATGGCGCTCGCGGTGACGTGGACGCAGCGCTGGCTCGCGCTTCGTCCGGGATGCCCGAACGCGATGCGCGAGCTCGTCCGGCTTGCTTCGCAGGCGTACGATCCGGACCGGCTGGAGGACGCGCTCGGGTGGGTGCTCGCGCAGCCGCGGCCGCTCGACGACATGGCGAGCCTCTTCGGCGACGCGCTCGCGCTGCTCTTCGAGCTCGATGCGCCGCGGGCGATCGACGTCGGGAGGCGTGCGCTCGACATGTACGGTCCGCGCGTGCCGGGGCTGCGAGGTCGGCTGCTCGCGATGAGTGATCGCGCAGAGGACGTGGCGCTCGGAGTGATCTTGCTGGAGCGGCTCGTCTCGGCGGACACGAAGAACGAGCGCACGATCGAGCGGCTCTTCGATCTGGCGCAGCGGCGCGCAGTCGCGGAGGACTGGGACGGCGCGGCGGCGGAGCTCGCGCGCGCGGCGGCGAAGGGCGCGGAGTCGCGGCACCTGCACGAGCACCTCGACGCGCTCGACGACAAGATGCAGCAGAGCGGCGCGTCGCTCGGCTCGGACGGGCTCGTCGCGTTCGTCGAGGCGAGGGTGCACGCGCTCGGCGATCTCGTGGACGGGCCGGAGCAGTCGGCCCTCGAGAACCTGTCGAGCGGGCTCCGGGATCTCGGGGCCGTGCGCTGGGATCTCGCGCAGGATTCGGCAGGCGCGGAGGATGCATTCTGGCGGGCCGCGGTGGCCGCGCCGCGCGGCGGGATGGAGCGGTACGCGCGGGACCTCGTGACGTTCGCGGGCCCTGCGGCCGCGCTCGACGCGATCGTGCGGCGCTCGGAGACGCTCACGTCCGAGCCGCGCCGTCGTGCGAGCCTGCTCATCGAGGCAGCGAACCTGGCCGTCGCGAACGGGCTGCCGAAGCGCGCGCTCGAGATCGGCGCGAGCGCGATCCAGATCGACCCGTCGCGCGCCGAAGCGGTGGCGATCGTCGAGCGATCCTCCGCCGTGGAGGGCGGCATCGACGTGCTCGATCGCACGTACGACGTGCTCGCCGCAGCCGCCCTCGGTTGTTACGGGCGGCGCGCGGCGCATTACCGCGGCGCGCGTCAGCTCGAACGGAGAGGTGCCATCGAAGCGGCGCTCCGCCACGCCGTCGCGTGTTTCGAGGCCGTCCCCTCCGAGGGCACGTCGTACTTCTTGATGGCGCGCCTCGCGGAGCGCGGCGGCAACCCGACCGAGGCCATCCGCGCGATCGAGCGCGTCGCCGAGTCGGTCGACGGGGGCGTGCGGGCCGCGTGGCTCAAGCGCGCCGCCTCGCTCGCGAAGGCTGCGGGCGAGGGCAGCCGCATGCGTTTCGACCTGCTCCTGCGCGCCCTCTCGGCGCGGCCGGACCTCGGGACCGTCGAGGAGATCGGCGAGGCGCTACGCAAGCTCATCGCGTCCGTGAGCCACGTCGGGCCGCTCGTCGCCCGCTTCGAGACCGCGGCCCTCGCCGCGCTGAAGCGCACCGACGGGCCGGATGGCGCGCGTGCGGCCGTGGCGCTCGCCAGGGTCGCGCTCGGCATCCTCGGCGCACACGCGTTTGGGCTTTCGCTCGTCGAGCGCGCCGTGGCCGCAGACGGCGACATCGACGAGTACGACACGCTCGTCGAGCTTGCGCCCGTGGCCGCCGCGGGCGACGCGGCGGCGACCCGCGCCTTTCTCGAATCCTTGCTGCTCGCCGTCGCGAAGCCGTACGCCAGCGTCGGCGTCGCGCTCCTTCGCCTCGGCGGCAAGCTCGCGCATGCGCTCGGTGATCCGCTGATCACGGGCACGCTCTTCGTGCAGGCGGCGCGCCGCGATCCGGAGGACGAGCTCCTCGTGAGCGACGCCGACGCGGCCGTGTTCGCCTCGGGCGACGCGGCGCTGGCGCGTGACCTCGACGCGGCTGTCGCTCCGGATGCCCGGCTCGCGGCCCTGCTCCATGTCGCCGAGCGCAAGGAGCGCGAGGGCAACTTTGCCGAGTCGATCGAGACGCTCGAGCGCGCCTTGCGATCCCCGAGCATCACGCCCGAGCAACGCGAGGCCGCGCTCTCCAGCATGCGCCGGCTCTTCGTCCTGTCCGAGCGCGCGAGCGAGGCCGAGGCCGTGCTCGCCTCCGAGCTCGCGCGCCAGGACCTCGGTCCGATGTCCCGCGTGCGCATCGCGGTCGACCTCTCGACCATGCTCGCGGGCCGCGGCGAGGACGCGGCCGCGCTCGACGTCCTGAAGCGCATCCTCCAGGACAGCGAGCCGACCGACGAGCTCCTCGCGACCACGTTGCGCCTCGCGCGCCGCACGGGCGATCGCCCCGCGCAGGTCGCGCTCTTGAACCTCCAGCTCCAGCGAACCGACGACGCCGTCGCGCGCGCGGCCATCCTGCGTGAGCTCGCGGCGCTGCTCGAAGCGCTCGGTGATCACAAGGCCGGCGTTGCGCACCTCAAGGCTGCGAGCGAGCTCGCGCCCGACAACGAGGAGGCCCTCGAAGGGCTCGAAGCACACGCGGCCTCGCAGGGCGATCACGCCGCTGTCGCCGACATCCTTGGCAAGCGTATCGCCGCTGCATCGACGCCCGATCTTCGCCGCACGCTCCGCCTGCGCCGCGCCGCCGTCCTCGAGCAGCGCCTCGGCCGCCTGGAGGACGCCTGCGCCGAGCTCGACGCGCTCCTCGCGGAGACGCCCGACGATCCGAGCGCGCTCCGCTTCCTCGCCGACATCCACGAGCGACTCGGATCGCCCCTCCGGGCTGCACCCCTCTGGCAGCGCCTCGGCGAGCTCTCCGCGAAGACCGACGAGCGCGCCGAGTACGGCATCCGTGCCGCGAACGACTGGCTCGCGGGCGGCAATGCCCAGGCCGCGCGCAACATCCTGGAGAGCATCGCGCCCATCGCCGCGCGGGACGCCGTGATCGAGCTGCGCGTCGCGATCGCGCGCCACCAGGGCGATGCCCGCACCCTCTCCGAAGCCCTCGATCAGCTCGCCACCGCCTCCCGCGAGCCCGCGGACAAACGCGCGAGTTACCTCGTCGAGGCGGCGCGCGCCTCCTCCTCGACCGGCGACGAGGCCACCGCCCTCGACCGCGTCCGCCGCGCCGTTCGTCTCGCTCCGCACTCGGCCGAGGCTGTCCTCGAAGCGCGCCGCCTCGAATACCGCGCGCGTGGCGGCGGCACGCCTCGCGAAGCGCAACACGCCATCGACGAGCTCATGCGCATCGCCGAGCACCTCACGCCCGAGCAGATGGAGCTCCAGGCGTTCCTGCTCGCCGAGGAGCTCGACGTCATCCAGGGCGGCGGCGCCGGCATGCGTGAGCTCTCGCGCCGACATGCCGCGTTCGGCCCGGCTCCGCTCATCGCCCTCGGCATGGCCGAGCGCCTCGTGCGCAACAAGAACTTCGACGCGGCCTTGCCCCTCTTCGAACGCGCCTTGAGCGGCGACCTCCGTGGCCTCCGCAGCCGTGGCCGTGTCGCCCTCGCCGCGGCGGATGCGGCCCTCTCTGCGGGCCAGCTCGAGACCGCCTCGCGCCTCCTCGACACGGCCGCCGTCGAGCCCGACACCCGCCCGATCGCGATGCGCAAGAAGCTCGAGTTCGTCGCGGGATACGGCGAGCCCGAGGCCGCGCGCGCCGCCCTCTTCGACCTCATCCGCCAGAGCGCCGGCCTCGATCGCGCCCGCTTCCTCTACCAGCTCGGCCGCCTCGTCGTCGCCACCGATCCCGACGAGGCCATCCGCCTCTACGCCGACGCCTTCCCGCTCGCCGCTCCCGATCGCAACCTCGCCGCGCAGATCGCCGAGGAGCTCGCCCATGCGCGGAAGCCGCGCCTCATCGTCGAGCCCTCCGAGCCGCCGCCTCCTCCTCCTCCGCCCCACGCGCCCATCGCCGACGACGGCCAGGCTCTCGTCTTCGACCTCGAAGAGGCCTTCGACAACGCGTTCGACGACGCGGTCGACGACGACGACGACATCCCGATCCCCCTCGCGGCGAGCGCGATCCGCTCCATGCCGACGGGCCTCCGCCCGCCGCCGCCCGCGGAAAAGCCTCCTCCCGCGCCGATCGTCGAAGAGCCTCCGCCGCCCGCGCAGCCCCGTGCTCGCACCGCGCCTCCGGCCCCGGCCCCGGGCGGCGGACCTGCGCGCGAGACGGCGCTCTTCGAGCAGCTCATGGCCGGCTCGTACGACGCGGGCGAGCGCCTCGTCGAGCTCTACGGCGCGAACGCCGAGGCGCGCTCGCGTGACCTCCTCGTCGTCCGCAAGCACCAGGCGTCGCTCCGTCCCGGCGATCGAACCACGCTCCAGAAGCTCCACGAGGCTGCGCTGCTCGACCGCAACGGCGCCTATGCCCGCGCCGTCGACCACGTCCTCGCCGGCTTCGATCCGGCTGGCCGCGCCGTCGCGCCTCCTGCGCTCTCGGCCCTCGCTTCTGCGCCCGAGCTCGTCCTCGCGCTCCTCTTCCGCAACGTCGAGAGCCCCATCAACGAGGCCCTCGCCATCACCTGGGAGACCGGCCGTTACCGCCGCGAGCCGAGCCACTACGGCCTCACCGGCGCCCTCCGCGTCCAGCCTGGCGCGCCCACCGTCCTCGGCGACGTGTGGGGCTCCGTCACGCGTGTTTTCGGCGCTGCCCGCACCCCGCTCTTCCATCGCCGCGCGCCCGCCGGCGCCCCGAGCCAGGCCGCCGCCCTTGGCGTCCAGGTCGCGCTCCTCGCGCCGCCGGCCGTCGTCCTTTCCGGCGAGATCCGCGAGGAGACCCCGGAGCTTCGTTACCTCCTCGGCGCCTCCATCGCCGGCGCCATGCCCGAGCACGTCCTCGTCCGCCTCCCCGAGGAGCACCTCCTCACGCTCATCGAGGCCCTCCGCGCCGCCTTTGGCCCCGTGGGCCCCACCGGCGGCACCGACCCCGGCGTCGCGCGCCTTGGCCAGGACCTCTGGCAAATCGTCCCACCCCGTGGGGACCGCCGCCTCCGCGAGATCTTCGCCCAGCCCGACGGCATCACCTACGAGGCCGCCATGGAAAGCGCCCGCCGCGCCGCCCGCCGCGCCGGCCTCTTTGCGAGCGGCGACCTCCCCACGGCGCTTCGCCTCGTCGTCGCCGAGCTCAAGCTCGAGCTCGACGCGCCTCTCACCGCCGAGGGGGGCCTCGCGCGGGCTTGCGCGGCGCACCCGGCCCTCGCCGATCTCGTTCGACTCGCCACGCGTAGCGAGTATGCCGAGGCCCGCTTCCGCGCGGCGCCTTCCACCGAAGGGAACAAGAACGGACCGCCGAGCCGCTTTCGTGGCACTTGA
- the sppA gene encoding signal peptide peptidase SppA has protein sequence MKKRRDRRVRIGALGLSIAALVVAGAGCEGRPRSTTNARVSPALSGPAVVEIDLSRGAPESSQGGLFGSSRGRTHAELVQVIGAANERETTKGFFVKLGTAGLGLARANEVGRLLASIRKAKKPVVCHADDLGNATLLLASMGCDRVWVSPAGGVESVGIAAELVFGNRLLEKLHVEVNFLQVGKYKGAQEPFTRDSASPEARQSVEGALRGLRSAWLSAITEGRGKPELADLVEDGPFAPEEAKAKGLVDEIGYADEAREEAKKLAGAERVSVRFGGSASPEPVSGGIIDVIRVLAGPGSGGEPHVAIVPATGAISMGGAPSSPLGGSDGINERDLGKTIARLEKDESTKAVVLRIDSPGGSALASDLLWKRLMKLRGDKPLVVSVGGMAASGGYYLACAGTKIVAEPTSILGSIGVVSGKLAVGKTLAEIGVTTETIAAAPDPLKAKRATYMSPFQGWDEPTRQKVLGSMQSIYDVFVRRISEGRGMAVEKVAESAEGRIFGGVEAKERGLVDELGGLVDAVTLARKLAHLPDDAPAEVVGEGSGLLDLLEAAEDGDAGAAQESKAAKAARQAAVDALLPEVGALLPEVARYLGSMAPFLSGERTLAAMPFGLIVR, from the coding sequence CGGGACCGACGTGTTCGTATAGGGGCGCTCGGCCTTTCAATCGCGGCGCTCGTGGTCGCGGGCGCGGGCTGCGAGGGGAGGCCGCGGAGCACCACGAACGCGCGGGTTTCGCCGGCGCTGAGCGGGCCGGCGGTGGTCGAGATCGATCTGTCGCGTGGGGCGCCCGAGTCGTCACAGGGTGGGCTTTTCGGCTCGTCGCGCGGACGCACGCACGCCGAGCTCGTGCAGGTGATCGGCGCGGCGAACGAGCGCGAGACGACGAAGGGGTTTTTCGTGAAGCTCGGGACCGCGGGGCTCGGGCTCGCGCGGGCGAACGAGGTCGGGCGCCTGCTCGCGTCGATCCGCAAGGCGAAGAAGCCCGTGGTTTGTCACGCCGACGATCTCGGCAACGCGACGCTGCTGCTCGCGTCCATGGGCTGTGATCGCGTTTGGGTGAGCCCGGCCGGAGGCGTGGAATCGGTGGGCATCGCGGCCGAGCTCGTGTTCGGCAATCGCCTGCTGGAGAAGCTCCACGTCGAGGTGAACTTCCTGCAGGTCGGCAAGTACAAGGGCGCGCAGGAGCCGTTCACGCGCGACAGCGCGAGCCCCGAGGCGAGGCAGTCGGTCGAGGGCGCGCTGCGCGGGCTGCGCTCGGCGTGGCTGTCGGCGATCACGGAGGGGCGCGGCAAGCCCGAGCTCGCGGACCTCGTGGAGGATGGGCCGTTCGCGCCGGAAGAGGCGAAGGCGAAGGGGCTGGTCGACGAGATCGGGTACGCGGACGAGGCGCGCGAGGAGGCGAAGAAGCTCGCGGGCGCAGAGCGCGTGAGCGTGCGGTTCGGCGGAAGCGCGTCGCCGGAGCCGGTGTCGGGCGGGATCATCGACGTGATCCGCGTGCTCGCGGGGCCGGGCTCGGGCGGGGAGCCGCACGTGGCGATCGTGCCGGCGACAGGGGCAATCTCGATGGGCGGCGCGCCGTCGTCGCCGCTCGGTGGGAGCGACGGGATCAACGAGCGTGATCTCGGGAAGACGATCGCGCGGCTGGAGAAGGACGAGTCGACGAAGGCGGTGGTGCTGCGGATCGACTCGCCCGGCGGATCGGCGCTCGCGTCGGATCTTTTGTGGAAGCGGCTGATGAAGCTGCGCGGGGACAAACCGCTCGTCGTGTCGGTCGGGGGCATGGCCGCGAGCGGCGGGTATTACCTGGCCTGCGCGGGGACGAAGATCGTCGCCGAGCCGACGAGCATCCTCGGGTCGATCGGCGTCGTGTCGGGAAAACTCGCCGTGGGCAAGACGCTCGCGGAGATCGGCGTGACGACCGAGACGATCGCAGCCGCGCCCGATCCGCTGAAGGCGAAGCGCGCGACGTACATGTCGCCGTTTCAGGGGTGGGACGAGCCGACGCGGCAGAAGGTGCTCGGGTCGATGCAGTCGATCTACGATGTGTTCGTCCGGCGCATCTCGGAGGGGCGCGGGATGGCGGTCGAGAAGGTCGCCGAGAGCGCCGAGGGTCGAATTTTTGGCGGGGTCGAGGCCAAGGAGAGAGGCCTCGTCGACGAGCTCGGCGGGCTCGTGGACGCCGTGACGCTCGCGCGAAAGCTCGCGCATCTGCCGGATGATGCGCCGGCGGAGGTGGTGGGCGAGGGATCGGGGCTCCTTGATTTGCTCGAAGCCGCAGAGGATGGAGATGCGGGCGCGGCGCAGGAGAGCAAGGCCGCGAAGGCGGCGCGGCAAGCCGCCGTGGACGCTCTTTTGCCCGAGGTGGGCGCGCTCCTGCCCGAGGTCGCCCGATATCTGGGGTCGATGGCGCCTTTCCTGTCGGGCGAGCGTACGCTGGCGGCCATGCCGTTCGGTCTGATCGTGCGTTGA